CGCTCAGGCGGTCGCCGTCGTCGCCCTCGCGGGCTGCGATCAGAGCGCTGGTCAGGTCCTCGCCCGCCTCACCGCGGGCCGCCGCCGCGCGGTGGGCGGCCGCGATGGTGCCCATGAGCGCGACGAGCTCGCGCGCGGCGGCCATCGCCTCGGCGGGGGTGGTGTCGGTCGCCACGATCACCGTGTGGGAGAGCTCGTGCAGCCGCCCCCGGTGCTCGGGGTCCACCCCCAGCAGTTCGCAGATGACGTTCATCGGCAGCGGCAGGGCGAAGTGCGCGTGCAGGTCGGCGGCGCCGTCGGGGTCCTCGGCGGCGGCCCGGGCGAGGTCGTCGAGGAGGGTGTCCGCCAGCTCCTCCACACGCGGCCGGAGCCGTTCCACCTGGCGGGCGGTGAAGGCCTTGCCGACGAGGGCGCGCAGGCGCCGGTGGTCCGCGCCGTCGGCCGTGTGCATGCCCTGGGCGTCGGCGAAGACCCGCAGCGGCCAGTCCCGGGCGATCGACCCGTCGTGCAGGGCCGGGCAGTGCCGGGCGTCCTTGGCCACGTCGGGGTGGGCGAGGAACTCCTTCAGCTCCTCGTGCCCCAGGACCACGGCTCCGGGCACGGCGCCGGGCAGGACGACCTCCGCCACGGCGCCCCGGGCGCGCAGGCGCGCGTTGAGGGCGTGCGGGCAGCCGCCGGCCGGGTCGACGCGGTGGGCGGGGACGGACGCGCTGTTCGGCGACAAGCGGCTCTCCTGACCTT
Above is a window of Streptomyces subrutilus DNA encoding:
- a CDS encoding cytochrome P450 family protein, giving the protein MSPNSASVPAHRVDPAGGCPHALNARLRARGAVAEVVLPGAVPGAVVLGHEELKEFLAHPDVAKDARHCPALHDGSIARDWPLRVFADAQGMHTADGADHRRLRALVGKAFTARQVERLRPRVEELADTLLDDLARAAAEDPDGAADLHAHFALPLPMNVICELLGVDPEHRGRLHELSHTVIVATDTTPAEAMAAARELVALMGTIAAAHRAAAARGEAGEDLTSALIAAREGDDGDRLSEAELIGTMRLMLVAGHETTLNLIVNAVRALCTHPDQLALVRESRATWSDVVDETLRWDGPVSWFPFRYPTRDLTVGGTVIPRGTPVLAGYTAAGRDAAFHGPDADRFDITRPTAARHLSFGHGAHYCAGAPLARLEATIALERLFARFPDLGLAAPEADLPHQRSFIGNGVRALPVRPGRSAG